The following coding sequences are from one Primulina eburnea isolate SZY01 chromosome 15, ASM2296580v1, whole genome shotgun sequence window:
- the LOC140815735 gene encoding protein DMP7, which yields MGSHGEETKTDEDLQLHLLEEQAAPSKPEKTPTQKAVRKAFKGTAHLANLLPTGSVMAFQVMSPVFTHEGKCKSFVSQTTTIALLSVCAISCFILCFTDSFRDERGKVRYGVATFRGLWIMDGSARLPPEEAAKYRVSIADFIHAILSILVFGAVAMFDKNVVSCFYPTPSEEAVEILMALPVTVGVICSLLFVLFPSKRHGIGFPLSRR from the exons ATGGGATCCCATGGAGAAGAAACAAAAACAGATGAAGATCTGCAATTGCATCTCCTGGAGGAGCAAGCAGCGCCTTCAAAACCAGAAAAAACTCCGACGCAAAAGGCTGTCCGGAAAGCCTTCAAGGGCACCGCCCACCTGGCTAATCTGCTGCCCACAGGCTCCGTGATGGCGTTTCAGGTTATGTCGCCTGTCTTCACACATGAAGGCAAATGCAAATCATTCGTCAGCCAAACCACCACCATCGCCCTTCTCAGCGTCTGCGCGATCTCATGCTTCATTCTGTGTTTCACCGACAGTTTCAGAGATGAAAGGGGAAAG GTAAGGTACGGAGTTGCCACCTTCCGCGGGCTCTGGATCATGGACGGCTCCGCCAGGCTTCCACCGGAGGAGGCTGCAAAATATCGGGTGAGTATCGCGGACTTTATTCATGCTATATTGTCCATTCTGGTGTTCGGAGCGGTGGCCATGTTCGATAAGAATGTGGTCAGCTGCTTCTATCCTACACCATCGGAGGAGGCCGTGGAAATTTTGATGGCGTTGCCGGTGACGGTGGGAGTGATTTGTAGCCTGTTGTTCGTTCTTTTCCCTTCCAAGCGACATGGAATTGGCTTTCCTCTCTCACGCCGTTAA
- the LOC140815019 gene encoding prohibitin-1, mitochondrial-like: MNLNNVKVPKMPGGGAASAVIKLGIVAGLGIYGVANSLYNVDGGHRAIVFNRIVGVKDKVYPEGTHLMIPWFERPTIYDVRARPHLVESTSGSRDLQMVKIGLRVLTRPVPDQLPTIYRTLGENYNERVLPSIIHETLKTVVAQYNASQLITQRENVSREIRKILTERAAYFNIALDDVSITSLTFGKEFTAAIEAKQVAAQEAERAKFVVEKAEQDKQSAIIRAQGEAKSAELIGQAIANNSAFLTLRRIEASKDISHTVAASGNKVYLKADELLLNLHDLSRT; encoded by the exons atgaatttgaacaatgtcaaGGTACCGAAGATGCCTGGTGGAGGTGCAGCATCTGCTGTGATCAAACTTGGGATTGTTGCTGGGCTTGGTATCTATGGAGTTGCTAACAGTCTCTACAATGTTGATGGAGGGCACCGTGCCATTGTCTTCAACCGTATTGTTGGTGTCAAAGATAAG GTGTATCCAGAAGGGACGCATTTGATGATCCCATGGTTTGAAAGGCCAACTATTTATGATGTTCGGGCACGGCCACATCTGGTGGAGAGCACTTCAGGCAGTCGCGACCTTCAGATG GTAAAAATTGGTCTTCGGGTTCTTACTCGCCCTGTGCCAGACCAGTTACCCACTATTTATAGAACCCTTGGTGAAAACTACAATGAGCGTGTCCTGCCTTCAATTATTCACGAGACACTGAAAACTGTGGTTGCCCAGTATAATGCTAGCCAGCTTATCACACAGAGAGAG AACGTGAGTAGGGAAATACGGAAAATACTGACAGAAAGAGCTGCTTATTTCAACATCGCACTGGATGATGTCTCCATTACAAGCCTGACCTTTGGAAAGGAGTTCACTGCTGCAATTGAAGCAAAACAAGTAGCTGCACAAGAGGCTGAGAGGGCCAAGTTTGTAGTTGAAAAGGCCGAGCAAGACAAACAAAGTGCTATTATTAGAGCACAG GGAGAGGCTAAGAGTGCCGAGCTGATCGGTCAAGCTATTGCCAACAATTCAGCTTTTTTAACGCTCAGGAGAATTGAAGCTTCTAAAGATATTTCTCATACTGTTGCAGCTTCAGGCAACAAGGTGTATTTGAAAGCTGATGAGCTGCTGCTGAACCTTCATGATCTGAGCAGAACATAA
- the LOC140813859 gene encoding uncharacterized protein — MSVFLSSQVAMQVKISASFLLFHALTLVFNLYALNQEGSNLLKVKLSFSDPAGSLSGWSDRDATPCNWTGVECNHQNSVVSVDLSGSSLYGSFPVSLCSLPSLSFLRLSNNSIGSSLPLSISSCLNLTYIDLSENILVGPIPYTLSDLRFLRYLNLAANNFSGSLPANFGHFRQLETLILTENLLNGTIPAALGNITSLKVLMLAYNPFSPGQLPREFGNLTNLVELWLSNCQLVGSIPESFSRLHRLRNFDLTSNALAGSLPSFIFELKSLEQIELYSNLFNGNLPTGWSNLTDLKRFDASMNKFTGMIPADLCDLPLESLNLFENNLEGLIPSSIADSPNLYELKLFGNRITGLLPHELGKNTALQTLDVSNNNLSGPIPEFLCHRGALEQLVLINNAFSGNIPENLGKCKSLSRIRMRNNQLYGEIPAEFWGLPHVYLLELYGNAFSGSISQMIYGAKNLSTLLISKNRFSGSIPHEIGSLENLVEFSASDNDFTGGIPGSIVNLRQLGRLDLSNNKLTGGIPKGTDSMKDLNELNLANNRLSGYIPDELGNLPSLSYLDLSQNNFIGPVPMSLQNLKVNMLNLSYNQLSGNIPPLFAKGMYRDSFLGNPGLCINNASYCKPKKGYRNQVFSWMLKFIYATAVVIFLVGVVWFGLKYKSIKKMQTGATITKWTSFHKLCFSEFEINDCLKEDNVIGFGASGKVYKVILRNGETVAVKKLWGRQNKDETGFGIVSSDKGEFEAEVETLGQIRHKNIVRLWCCCNAANCKLLVYEYMPNGSLGDLLHSNKHRFLDWPRRFKIALDSAEGLSYLHHDCVPPIVHRDVKSNNILLGEDFVAKISDFGVAKFVKAVNRAVQSMSVIAGSCGYIAPEYAYTLHVNEKSDIYSFGIVILELVTGRRPIDREFGEKDLPTWVCAIMEQKGVEHVLDPNLDSRFKEHICKVIDIGLLCISSLPNNRPSMRRVVNMLQESGVCMPKIADKDTETFPSFCEEECKEGSLI, encoded by the exons ATGAGTGTATTTTTATCATCACAAGTAGCCATGCAAGTGAAAATCTCAGCTTCGTTCCTCTTGTTCCATGCTCTAACTCTGGTCTTCAATCTTTATGCCTTGAATCAAGAAGGATCAAACCTCCTAAAGGTGAAGCTTTCGTTCTCCGACCCGGCAGGCTCGCTCTCCGGCTGGTCCGATCGGGATGCCACCCCGTGTAACTGGACCGGAGTCGAGTGCAACCACCAGAACTCCGTCGTGTCGGTCGATCTCTCCGGTTCTTCTCTCTACGGTTCTTTCCCCGTCTCCCTCTGCAGCCTGCCTTCGCTCTCTTTTCTTCGTCTCTCCAACAATTCCATCGGCTCTTCGCTTCCCCTATCCATTTCCTCTTGCCTGAATCTCACTTACATTGACCTCTCCGAGAATATTCTTGTTGGTCCCATTCCTTATACTCTTTCCGACCTCCGGTTTCTCAG ATATCTAAATTTAGCAGCAAACAATTTTTCTGGCTCGCTGCCTGCAAATTTTGGTCACTTCCGGCAGCTTGAGACTCTTATACTCACTGAGAATCTGCTAAATGGCACAATCCCTGCTGCTCTTGGTAATATAACAAGCCTAAAAGTTCTCATGCTGGCATACAATCCCTTTTCACCTGGTCAACTTCCTCGAGAATTCGGCAACTTGACGAATCTTGTAGAGCTTTGGCTCTCTAATTGTCAGTTGGTTGGCTCGATTCCGGAGAGTTTCAGCAGGCTGCATCGACTCAGGAATTTTGACTTGACCAGTAATGCACTCGCAGGATCACTACCAAGTTTTATTTTTGAGCTCAAGAGCCTCGAACAAATCGAACTTTATAGCAACCTTTTTAATGGGAATTTGCCAACGGGGTGGTCTAATTTGACTGATTTAAAAAGATTTGATGCTTCAATGAACAAATTTACTGGGATGATTCCTGCTGATCTGTGTGACTTACCTCTGGAGTCTTTGAACTTGTTCGAGAACAATCTTGAGGGTTTGATCCCTTCTAGCATTGCTGATTCTCCGAATCTATATGAACTCAAATTGTTTGGAAACCGAATCACGGGTCTGTTACCGCATGAACTTGGCAAGAACACGGCTTTGCAAACTTTGGACGTGTCAAACAACAACCTGTCGGGCCCCATTCCGGAGTTTTTATGCCATCGTGGAGCTTTAGAGCAGTTAGTTTTGATAAACAATGCATTCTCAGGGAATATTCCTGAGAATCTTGGGAAATGCAAGAGTTTAAGCCGGATTAGAATGCGAAACAACCAGCTTTATGGTGAAATTCCGGCCGAGTTCTGGGGCTTGCCTCACGTATACTTGCTAGAACTCTACGGCAATGCTTTTTCAGGAAGTATCTCACAAATGATATATGGTGCAAAAAATTTATCAACCCTTTTGATATCGAAGAACAGATTTTCTGGGAGCATACCTCACGAAATTGGGTCGTTGGAGAATTTGGTTGAGTTTTCAGCAAGTGATAATGATTTTACTGGGGGAATCCCTGGTTCCATAGTAAACTTACGGCAACTTGGGAGGCTTGATCTTAGTAACAATAAGCTAACTGGTGGAATTCCAAAGGGAACTGATTCCATGAAGGATCTAAATGAGCTTAATTTGGCTAACAATCGATTATCTGGTTATATCCCTGATGAACTTGGGAACCTGCCGTCGCTTAGTTACCTTGATCTTTCACAGAATAACTTTATTGGACCAGTTCCAATGTCACTCCAGAATCTGAAGGTCAATATGCTAAATTTATCATACAATCAGCTTTCAGGTAATATTCCTCCTCTTTTTGCTAAGGGGATGTACAGGGACAGCTTTCTTGGTAATCCAGGTCTGTGTATCAATAATGCCAGTTATTGCAAACCCAAAAAGGGGTACAGAAACCAAGTATTTTCGTGGATGCTAAAGTTTATTTATGCAACAGCTGTAGTTATTTTCCTTGTTGGGGTTGTTTGGTTTGGGTTGAAATACAAGAGCATCAAGAAAATGCAAACAGGGGCCACTATAACAAAATGGACGTCTTTCCATAAGCTCTGCTTCAGTGAATTCGAAATAAATGATTGTCTTAAAGAAGACAACGTGATTGGATTTGGTGCCTCTGGAAAAGTGTACAAAGTTATTCTTCGAAACGGAGAGACGGTTGCAGTTAAGAAGCTGTGGGGCCGACAAAACAAGGACGAAACTGGTTTTGGTATTGTCAGTTCTGATAAAGGAGAATTTGAAGCTGAAGTTGAGACGCTTGGGCAAATCAGGCACAAGAATATTGTCAGATTGTGGTGTTGTTGCAATGCTGCTAATTGCAAGCTTCTTGTCTATGAATATATGCCTAATGGGAGCTTAGGAGATTTGCTGCATAGTAATAAGCATCGATTTTTGGATTGGCCAAGGAGGTTCAAGATTGCCTTGGATTCTGCTGAAGGGCTCTCGTATTTGCACCATGATTGTGTTCCTCCAATCGTTCACAGGGACGTAAAATCCAACAATATACTGCTGGGAGAAGATTTTGTAGCAAAGATTTCAGATTTTGGAGTTGCCAAATTTGTCAAAGCTGTTAACAGGGCAGTCCAGTCCATGTCCGTCATTGCTGGTTCCTGTGGCTATATTGCACCAG AATATGCTTACACTCTTCATGTCAATGAAAAGAGTGACATATACAGCTTTGGTATAGTCATACTGGAGCTGGTTACAGGAAGACGTCCCATCGATCGAGAATTTGGGGAGAAAGATTTACCAACATGGGTTTGTGCTATAATGGAGCAGAAAGGAGTCGAACATGTGCTTGATCCAAACCTCGATTCAAGATTTAAAGAACACATTTGTAAGGTAATCGACATCGGGCTACTCTGTATCAGTTCCCTCCCGAATAATCGGCCTTCTATGCGCAGAGTGGTGAATATGCTGCAAGAATCAGGAGTTTGCATGCCCAAAATTGCAGATAAAGATACTGAGACGTTCCCTTCTTTTTGTGAAGAGGAATGTAAGGAAGGAagtttgatatga